AGCGCTGGGCGAGGAGTACGGTGTCAGGTACGATGAGCGTGTCTTCGAGCAGTCTTCGAAAAAGCTTCTGAGCAGCTGCAGGCCTTAATCCTCCTCCAGGTCTTTAGCGAGAAGGTACTCTGTGCGGTGCGTCCTGAAGCCGGAGCGGTACAGCTCCTCGACGATCACCTCCTTCGAGGCGTCCACTGGGATTACCACCCTCTCCGAGCCCTTCTCGACGCTCACGCTCCTGAGGCCGTGCAGGAGCGCTCTCAGAGCCTCCAGCGAGCTGTACGAGGAGATCGCCATGTAGTCCACGAGCAGCTCGTCGTCTGCTGTGAACTCCGCTAACCCTCTCACCCGCTTACCCCTGTAGGCTAGGAGCACCTCCTCACCACCCTGGTACCTCTTGTAAACCATCCTGTCGACAGGCTCCGTCAGCGTGCTCCACCAAGTAGTCGGCTTAAAGCTCCTCAGTCTGCCGAGCACGCTCGCCCGCTTCAGCTTCAGAGCGTAGCCGTTGGGGAGGCTTTCGGGGAGCTTAGCCGGCTCCGCGCTCATGATGAGGATAACTCCTAGGACGCTGTAGCCCCGCCGCAGGTAGAAGTCCAGAGCCCTGAAGTTCCCCTCCTTCACGCTCAGCGCTACGCGCTCTACTCCCTCGCTCTTGAGGACGCTCTCGAGGTCCTCGAGGAGCCTTCCCCCAATCCCCTTGTCCCTGAACGCCGGGTCCACGGCCAAACTGTCGACGTAAGCCTGGCTCCTGCGCTTGTAAGCTATCACGAAGCCCGCGACCTCGCCCCCGACTTCAGCTACGAGAACCTTCCTCCTCCTCGAGCGCACCGAGAGCATAGCCTTGAACCAGCCGAAATCCTCTTCGTCGAGGCCTTCGAGCGAGCGGCGGTGTATCCTGAAGATGGCCTCAACGTCTCTGAGGCAGGCAGGGCGGATAACAAGGGCTGCCTCGCTAGCTGGCAGGGGCTTACCGAGTCAACTCATTACTTGAAACCACCTTGCGGGGACTCCCCTGCACAGCCCCCTTTAAGCTTTTCTACACGCTGCCGGAAACAGTTTTTAGCCCCCAGCGCGGTGAGACGAGCATGCGGATCAGGCCTTCGGGAAGCGCCCCCCTCCGCCTACCCAGCGTTGTGGTGATCGAGGAAGGCGCTCTGGAGGCTCTACCTCAAGTGTTGGCGGAGCTGGACTGCAGGAAGCTGCTCGTCGTGAGCGACGAGAACGTTTGGAAGCTTCTCGGCGACCGCTTAAGCTCGGCGCTGCGGGGGGAGGCGGAGATCCACCTTGCTTTCGCGCCGGGGAGCGACTACCCGACGCTGAACAGGCTAAGGCCTATCGTGACCGAGAACAACCCCTGCGCGGTTCTGGGGCTGGGGGGCGGGAGGCCTATCGACATGGCGAAGTACACGGCTCACCTGGAGCGGAAGCTTTTCGTGAGCGTCCCCACGGTGATAAGCCACGACGGCTTCGCCTCCCCGATCGTAGCGCTGAAGGACGAGCAGGGGAATCCCGTCTCCACCTTCACTTCCCCACCCCATGCCGTGATCGTAGACTTGTCGGTAGTCGCGAGCGCGCCGCGCCGCCTCCTGGCCAGCGGGGTCGGAGACATTCTCGGCAAGCTCACCAGCGTTGCGGACGCTAGGCTCGCTCAGCGTGAGGTGGGCGAGAAGGTGAGCGAGGCAGCTCTCGAGATGGCTCTCAGCGCCTACAGGATAGTTTCCTCGAGCATTGAGAAGCTGTCCACCTGGAACCTGGAGGGCGCGAAGCTCCTGGCGGAGGCCGGGCTACTCGCGGGGATGGCGATGGCTGTCGCAGGGAGCAGTAGACCGTGCAGCGGGAGCGAGCACCTCTTCAGCCATGCGCTGGACAAGCTGTACCCTGGGAGGCGGAGCCTGCACGGCGAGCAGGTCGGCGTCGGCGCTGTCGTGAGCGCATACCTCCACGGCCTCGGCTGGGAGGAGCTCAAGAGGATGCTCCGGGCTGTGGGAGCGCCCGCGACAGTCAGAGAGCTTGGAGTAACCCCAGAGCAGGCTGCGGAGGCTCTCGCGGTGGCTCCTAGCTTGAGGGACCGGTACACGATTCTCCACAAACTCAGGCTGGGTAGAGAAGAGGCTTTGAGGATACTGAGAGAAACAGGGGTTTCTTAAAGCTGGTTAATTACAGAGAGCTCAGGTAGGCGTCGATGCTCTGCGCGGCGAGGCGGCCGCTCCTCATCGCTAAGCCGATGTTCGAGGGCCCGTGCACGACGTCTCCAGCTGCGAAGAGCCCTTTCACGCCGGTCATGTAGTTCTCATCGACAGCGATTGTTCCGTCGCGGTTCAGCTTCACGCCGAGCTCGCTCAGCAGCCTGGGCGGCGTGGCTTCAAGCCCGACTGCAACTACTAGCGCGTCGAGAGGTAGCTCGAACTCGGACCCGGGGATCACCTCCGTGGGGGCTTTCCTGTCTGTCGTGGGCTTCACTCTAACTAGCTTCACCCCTGTAGCGCAGCAAGCTCCCGTTACCTCTAGCGGGATCACGTTCTCGAAAAACCTCACTCCGAGCTTCTCGAGGTGCTTGAGCATGTGCTTTGCTGGCGCTACGCTCATAGGCCTCCTGTACAGGATGATGGGCCTGGCCTTGTACTCGTAGACAGCAAGCTCGCAGATATCGACAGCCGTTAAGCCCGCTCCCACGATCCCGACATCTCCCTCAAGCGGCGGGGGCTCATCGGAGCGGTAGCCGAGCTTGTAGGCCATGAAGTGGCTTATCCAGTCGAGCGCATCGTACACTTTGTGCTTATCTTCGCCGGGGATTCCGAGCTTCCTCCCCTTCCAGGTCCCCGTGGCGACGAGAACTGCGTCGTACTCGCTCAGCAGCTCCCGGAGTGCGCTGGAGTCTACTTCCCTGTTCACGACGAAGCGTACTCCAAGCCTCTTCAGCTGAGCGATACTTTCGCGTACATCCGATTTAGGGATCCGGAACTCTGGTATAGCGAAGAGGAGCATTCCGCCAGGCTCGGGAAGCCGGTCGTAGACGACCACTTCGTGGCCCCTGCAGGCAAGGTACCCTGCAGCGGCGAGGCCCGCGGGCCCTGACCCGATGACGGCGACTTTCCTGCCCGTAGGCTGAGGCGCTTCAGAGCAAGGAGCGATCTTGATCACTGGCACGGATTAAAAATCTTTAAGGTGCTAATTAATATTACCCTTTACTTTAGCAAAGACCGGTGGGACTGCTACACGTGGAGAAGAGCCCTCGGGAGCCCGCGCGGGCAGCCCCCTCTACATAGTCTTAGGTGTTGCTTTGCTGAAAGTAGAAGTCGGTTAGCTTAGCGCTAGCCTTCCTCCTGGGGAAAGCAGGCTCGCAGGTAAGCCCTATCTCCCTGCAGATCCTCTCCACCCTTTCCTCGACGGCTCTCCGCCAGCTAGGCGGCGTAGATGCTGCTAGGGGGTACTCTGCCAGGACTGGTGCTAAGTGCTTCTCGAGGCCCGGCTTCAGGTGCAGGTAGTCGTAGTAAAGCTTCGAGCCCGTCTCGAGAGCAAGCTCAGCAACCTCCCGGATACTTTCCTCCGAGTCATTCACCCCTCTGAGGATAGGCCCCAAGAAGACCCAAGTCTCTAAGCCGGCGCCAGCGACGTCCGCGAGAGCCTTAGCCCTGCTGGAGGGCGGTGGAGCGCGAGGCTCTATCGCGGAAGCAGCCTCGTCGTCCAGGGTCGTGATCGTGAAGCCGACATCAACCCTCCCCCTGTAGGGGGCGAGCAGGTCGAGGTCCCTCGTGACGAGCGGCGACTTCGTCTGAATGCTGACCCTGAAGCCCGCGCTGAGGAGGACTTCGAGGCCCTTCCTCGTGAGCGTCTCCTCGGCTTCTACAGGCTGGTAGGGGTCCGTAGTCGTGGAGACGCCTACTACGCCGGGCCTCAGCCTTCTCACCTCACGCGAGAGAACTTCGACAATGTTCTCCTTGATGTAGACCACCTCGCCCCACTTCTCAGCCACCTCCCTGTACGGTGTGTAGTACCTCGCGTAGCAGTAGAGGCACGCGTGGACGCAGCCGCCGTAAGGGTTGTACGCGTAGTCGAGGTCGTAGAGCCCCGACCTCGTGAGGGCGCGAGAGACTTTCACGCGCAAGTACCTGGGCAACTTAACCCACCTCCAGCTTCCGCTGCAAGAGCATGTCCCTCAACAGCCGGGATGCCTTTAGCCACGTGGAGAGGGGCAGCCTCGTCGAGCGGCTCAGCCTCTCGAGGACTTCGCGGAAGCTGCTGTAGCGCTCCGGTTGGGATCGGAAGAGCTCGCGGACATTCTCCCTTACGAACCAGACCCCGATGGGCAGGAAGAAGCCCTCGTAGATCTCCCTCAGGAGGATAGCAGTCGCCTGCCTCCTCACCTTGACCAGGTACTCCGCGGTGGCTAGCCGCGCCGCGTAGTAGCACCCGCCCAGGCTCGCGTAGGAGTCCCTGCCCCTGAAGCCCTCCCAGTCTCCCTCGACACTCACCTCGATGCCAGGGTTCCACGTTGTGTGGGGGAACCACGCTTCAATCCACTCGTAGCTCCACGAGCCCGGCGCGAGTATCGCGACGAAAGTATTGTCCGCGAACCTCCTCTCGAAGAAAAGGTAGCTGTCCAGCTGCTCGAAGCGGCGGACCTGCCTGAGGAGGTGCCTTGACAGGATGTCGTCAACCGCGGTGATCGACCACCTGGTGGGCACGAGCCTCCTCAGCCTCGCGCTCCCGAGAGCACCCACGGAGAACGCTCTCTGGATCTGCGAGACGGGCACGCCGCTCTCGTAGAGGTACACCACAGCCTCCTCAGCCTTCAAGCTCTCATCCCCGCGAACGCGCTCCAGCGGCTTCGGCACTGCCGGGTTGCTCAGCACGCACACTTTCTCCGCCACCCCGGCGGGCCCGAAAGGCGGGCTGAAGAGGTCTAGGTGTACTCGAGGCTTCGGCGGCTTCTCGAAGCGGATATCCAGCTCCACCGGCTTGGAAGACATCGCGGCGAGCGTGATCTCCTCGAGGATTCTCGGCTTGCGGACATCTGCCTGAACTACGCCGCGAACCAGGCTCAACCTCATCCTTAAAACCTCCTCGAGCGGCATCTCCAGCCACAGCTCAGGCTTCTCGTAGAGTTCAGCGCTACCTCCTCCCGTGGTGACCGCTGGCGCAACCCTAACCTTCGGGTAGCCTACTCTGCCCACGAAGACTGAGGGGGGTGAGAGCTCTTCAAGCTCGGGCGAGGACGGCGGCTTCACAGACTCTACCGCTCTCCACAGCGCGAGCACCGGGCAGCTCCGCTTACCGCAAAGCCCCTTCGCACCCCTGCACAGCAAGCAAAGCTCCGCTCCTCGGCTCGACATCTCCCGGGAAGCTGCCTCGAGAAGCAGAATAAAAACACTAGCATGCAGAACGCTGAAAGTGAGCTAAGGGGGCTGGTACGATACCCCCGGATCCTCGCGGACCAGCTCGGCGGTTACAGGAAGCTGAGAAGCACCACTATAGCTGCGGAGGCCAGGAAGACCGCGAGGAGCGCTAGCAGGTAGCGTACATCGCCCCCGCCCCGGGGAGACAGCGGCGAAACCGCCACTACAGCTGGCTTAGCCTGCCGCCCCGCCTCCACCTCAGCTTCCAGGATCCTCGCCAGCGAGGGCCTATCGGTCTGCTGAACGTTCGGGTACACCTCGAGCAGGATGTTCAGCACATCGCTCCTAGTGCCGTGGAGGTCTCCGCGCACTACAGCTTCCCGCGGGATACCCAGCTCCTCCACGAGCTTCACGATCTCCGATGCGACGAACCCGCGCAGCTCCTCCTCCCTGCCGGGGAACATCCTGTAGCCCTCGTCCAGCATCACCCTGGCGAGCCACGCCGTCCGCGTGACGATCTTAGACTGCTCGTAGGAGAAGGCGAAGAGGCCGTACTGCCTAACCCACCGCTTAAACTCCTCAACCTCGCTCTGCACTCTCTGCGACTCGAGCAAGCCTGAGAGGCTCACGCCCCTCACCCAGCGGCTCCGTGTAAAAAACTTGTGCTAGCTAAAGCTCCCCCCAGCGCTCCCCCTCAACCCTTCCTGAGCCGCTGAGCTCGAGCACGCAGACAGCATTCCTCCTGAAAGGCTCCCAAAACAAGCTGCTCATCCTCTCTGTGAGAGAGCTCGAGGCCACCGCGGTGAACCCCCCACCCCTGTGCAAGTAGAGCTCGCCGTACCGCTCGGCGCTCTCATCGGCGATGTGCCGCACGACACCGAGCTGGGCAGACCAGCGGGAGCCCTCCCGCCTGACCAGCAGAGCGGCTGTGTTCGCCATTCTCTTGACGCCTCCGCTGCTCGCCAGCGCGCAGTGCAGCTCTGAGAGAGCGCTGAAGAGGTCTCCCCCTTCCTCTACGAGGTCCGCTAGAGCTACGGCGTAAGCGAAGGTGTCGACGACTTCCCCAGGCTTCACTCTACCCGCAACGCCGGGAACCTTCTCCACTGTGACTTCACCGTTCTGAGCAACGAAGAGCGCGCCGCCGTCTCTGCCCACGTGAAGCGCAAACGGGTGTGCTGCGCCCACCCCCAGGGGAGTACCCCTGCTCGCCCTCCGGACGTGCACGATGAGAAGCGTTGGCGTGCTCACCAGCTCGGCTGCGAGCTCCAGCCTGCTATCCTCCCACGCGGGCAGCGAGGACCTGTAGTGGAAGATGCTAGCTTCGCCTTCTAGAGGCCCGCCGCCTCTTCTCGAGAAGGCTGCTAGGCCCCAGCCGTCGCCGTGGGAGGGATTCTCCGCGCCTTCACGCTCCAGGGCCGGGTCCCGCCTAGCCACGTCCCTGAGCGCGGCGAGCCACTCTCGAAGGGCGAACCCGAACCCTGCTAGCGCGAGCAGCCTGCACAAGCTCTAAGCACCCTGAAGCTCCTCGGCGAAAACCCTCTCGAAAACCTCGTAAGCTTCCCGCCCGTAGAGGCAGACGGTGACCCGCTCCAGGCTCCGAGCCGAGGGAGCGAACTCTTTAAGCACTCTCGCCGTTATCCTGGCGCAGCGGTCGTACGGGTAGCCGAAAACCCCTGTGGAGATCGCTGGTAGAGCGATGCTCCTCAAGCCGAGCTCCTCCGCCTTCCCCAGGGAGTTGCGAACCGCCGAAGCGAGCTTCTCGTCGCCCCCTTCCTCGCCGAACCTCGGGCCCACGGCGTGAATAACGTACCTAGCTTTAAGCTTCCCCGCACTCGTCACTGCTACCCCGCCGACAGGCACGGGGCCGCGCTCCCTCACCCAGCGGTCGCTCTCCTCCTGGATCACCTGCCCACCTTTCCTCACGATAGCAGCAGCTACGCCGCCGCCGTGCTTCAGGTAGGAGTTCGCAGCGTTCACGATCGCGTCAGCTTCCAGCTCCGTGATGTCGCCCTCCACGAGCTCGACCTTGAGCCGGCCTAGCTGGAAGCTCCTGCCGTGCATCGAGGACTCTACGCGCGCGGCGTCTTAAACCCTCCGCGCTGCGCAAGTTTTTAACGGCGTGAGCTCTCCCCTGCGCGTGAACCGCGAGGAAGCGCTCAACCTTCTCAGGAATCACCTCAAAGATGAGAGGATGGTGAAGCACTGCCTCGCCGTGGAAGCGGTGATGAGAGCTGTCGCGCGCAGCCTTGGCGAAGACGAGGAGCTCTGGGGTCTCGTGGGCTTGCTGCACGACATAGACTACGACGAGGTTGGGCGGGACATGCACCAGCACGGCTTGAAAGCCCTAGAGATCCTGGCCGGGAAGCTTCCCGCGGATGCTCTCGAGGCGATCGCGGCGCACAACGAGCACAACGGCTTCAAGGTGAGCAGCCCTGAAGCTGAACGCTTAACTCATGCGCTGAGGGCTGCCGACCACGCGAGCGGCCTCGTCGTCGCCACCGCCCTAGTGATGCCGGGCAAGAAGCTCGCCGAAGTCAAGCTGGAGAGCCTCCTCCGCAAGTTCAAGCAGAAAGACTTCGCGAGAGGCGTGGACAGGGAGCGCGTCAAGGAGTGCGAGCTCCTGGGCCTCAAGCTCGAGGACTTCCTCCACATATCCCTTGAAGGAATGAAGGGGGTCGCCAAGGAGCTGGGTCTCTAACTCTAAGCTCGCCTCGGGTATCTGTCCTGCCTCTACCTTACTTTAGGTTAAAGGCATGGGTTGGACGCGGCAGCTAGCCCGGCTCGGCTGAGAAACTCTGCTGACAGCGAGGGCCTGAAGCACCTTCGAGCTCCCTACAAGCCTGAAAAATCTAAGCTTTAGCGTTTCACTTCCTTTCACTCTTGCTCAGCAGCTCTTCACTCGACCAGCTCGAGGTCTAAGCCGAGGTCTTGGAGCGCTTTGAAGTTTGTCTCCGCTCTTCAAGGCGAGGTTGTCAGCGATAGCTGTAGCGGCGGTCAGCAGGTCTGCGTCGGGAATCGCTGCCCCCGCCGCTCCAAGCTGTCGTAGAGCTCGCAGTAAACCTCGACCACCCTGTCGTCGATGCCCAGAATGCCGAAGCTCTCCTGGAGGAGCTTCCTCACAGCTCCATGCTTCCCGGCCGAGACTCCCCTGAGGAGCTCGACCAGCGTGATGATGGAGACCGCGCCTTCCTCGAAAGCCTTCTTCCCGAGAATCTCATAAGCCAGCTCGTGTCGATCAGCTTCATCTTAGAGCGAACCCCTCCTTGAACTCCCTGGAGGAGCTGGCGACCGATTCGAGATCTTCTTCATCCAACACCGCGGCCAGCTCCCTGAAAGCTTTCTCCCTCTTAAGCCTCTTAGCCTACAGGTAGAGCTTGAGGAGGAACCTCCACTCCATGCCCCTTTCTCCCCCAGCAACTCCCCCACTTCAACCGGGACGGAGATGGTTGCGTACCTCTGCAACTACATTGCCGCGCGACCATGTAGCCGGAAGCCTATGTACACTGCTAACTCTCACGCCCCGCGCACCTGTGCGAGAACCTTTCTCTTGAGATGACCAGCGATTAATTGCTTAGCTGGGGCTTGCACCTAAGAGGTATAGCCGATTCACTTAGGGGTGGGATGCCCCTCCGCAGCGTGCGCGACGCTCTGAACTTCTAAGTTAGTCAACAGTGCTGAAAGCCTCTTCACTCTGCTCAACAAGGTGGTCTCTGCACGGGCTAACTCCATACCAGTAGCCTTTAGGCGAGAAAGTGGGATTTGGGAGTAAAACCATCTTATTTTGGTAGATGCCGATGCAAGTGGTAGGATGAGGGTTAGAGTGGAGCTCAAGAAAGTGGATTCGCAGGGCCGTATTGTGCTGCCTGCCGACTGGCGTGAGTCCGAGATGGGGTGGTAGCAGAGAGGTGTACGTCATCAAGGGGGAGGGTACTTGAAGATAATTCCGAAGAGGAGGATCGACCTGACTGACTACTTCGACCGGATCGATCTAGGCGTGGAGGCGATTGAGGAGTGGGGGGAATTCGAGAGGAAGATTCGCGAGGCGAGCGTGTGAGGTTTCTGGACGCGGACGTCTTCATCTACGCGTACTACAAGCCTAGGAGGCAGCTCACCCAGAAGGAGGGGCAGGTGAAGGAGCTTGCTAAGAGGATAATCAGCGATGTATCGCAGGGCAGGGAGAGAGTCGTGACGACGGTTGTTCATCTCTCTGAGGTTGTTAGCATTCTCAAGCACGGCATGCCGGCGGAGGATCTGGCTAGGCTGATCACCGGCCTACTCACGATGGATAATGTTGAAGTGCACGGAGTGTCCGGGGAGGACTACCTCGCGGCGGCCGAGCTCGGTAAGGAATTGAGGCTCGACCCGAACGATGCTCTTGCAGTTGATGTGATGAGGGCGAGAGGCATTACCGAGATCTACTCCTTTGGCAGAGACTTCGAAAAGATCGAAGGAATAACTGGGCTGCCGAGAATCTGAAGCTAGTGGTCACGAGGCTGAAGCATTAGATATAAACAGTTGAGAAGTCTTCAGCAAACTTGAGAGTTGGTATTTCGCAGATAAGGAAATTAGACATAATCGGGGTCCTGTTTTTCCGATGGACTGGGAGCGCTGCCCGAGTAGGCGTGTTGTTAAAGTCGCTCGGGCTTCAGACATCGCGAGGCTCATCGCTCAACCGACTCCAGCTGATGAGGTGATGCTGAAGTTCGGTAAGATATTCGAGGAGGAATACTCGTTTGCGAACTACATCTACCGTCGTGCATTCAACCAGAGAGCAGTCCCTTACCTCTTCATCAGGAAGATCGCGGTGCGGCTGAGGAAAGAGGGTATTTACTCCCGCGACCTTGTGGCGAAGGCGTATAAGGCTTACTCAGCCCTCATCGCCGCAGGTGTTGTGGGGTTAAAGCCAAAGACAAGGTTCAGAGTCTACGGCTCAGTGCGCATCGCCGCCCAACCAGATTTAAGGTCCTTCGAGGGAGATACTCTTTTCGAGTTTAAGCTCTGCCCCATCGATACCTACGCGCGGGTTCAGTCCAGCATCTTCGCCTACGTTTGGGAGTGCCCTGTAAGGCTGGTTGGCTTGATCGAAGAAGGGGGACGCTACAAGGTTGAAGCGGAGACGATCTCACTTCCTCGAAGCTTGAAGGACCTGGGCATCACGCCGGAACTCGTCGAGACCGTCGCGCACGAGCAACTCTGGTGCACAAGGTGGGGCGAGCCGGTGGACTACGAGGACTGCTACGAGTGCGAAGCTGCCTGGACCTCGGAAGAAGATTGGGAGGGTGAAGACGAGCGGGAGGGCTGGGAGGATGAGTGAGCGAGCAGCCAGCTTTCCAGCTCGCGTAGCGCCGCTTTTTTCCGCTCCAGCTCCGCCAAGCTTGGAGCTACCAGGACATCCTGCGCCAGCTGGATCAGCTGCGGCGGTTTCTCCTCCAGTGAAGAGACGGCGTGCAGGAGCCACTTGTCGGGAGGCGGTGGGATCCCGTTGTAAACCGCGAGCGCGCGCAGGAAGTGCTTCAGCGAAGTGATTGCGACGAAGTGGGCGCTGAGCGGGTCGCCCCTGTGCAGCCACGCATCGACGTCGCTCAAGCTCCACCTAGCTTTAGCCAGCTCCTCCTCTAGAAGCCTCCGCCTCTCGCTCTCGCTCAGCGGTACCTTAAGCTCGAAAAGCCTTCTCACCAGCCCCTGCGGGTCGTAGCGGACGAGCGCGTGGAGGAAGACCCAGCGCTCTTCAAAGCTCCAGCGCCTGTGGAGATCCCTCTCGTAATCCCTAACCTCGAGGTCGATCGCGAAGCCCCCGTACTCGTACTCTTTCTCCCGGGGCCAACCGATCCTGGCACCCCTCCTCTTGTACACGACTATGTCGACGTCTGAGTGCACGTCAAAGTACCCGCGCGCCAGCCCGCCCAGGTAGACGATCCCTACGATGCCCCTCTTCCCTACGAAAGCCGAAGAGATCTCCTCAGCTACCCTCATAGCAGCCTCCAGCAGAGCCTGGCCATCGCTTCGAGTGCTCACGCCTCTTCCAGGCACGCCGGCTGGAAATATCACCACCGCTTACGTGAAGCTTGCGCGCCAGCGGGGATAGTTAAAGCCGGAGTTCCAGTATCTCCCGGAGAGAGAGGCTTGAACGCAAGCCCGCTACGTGCTCTGCTACCTCAGCGTTTCCTCAGCCTTGAAGCCTGCCCGGGTAGAATGCTGGAGGAGTGATGGAGATAACCCGGAAAGTTAACCGCGCTTCACATCATGCTCTCATAAGCGCTGCAGCCGCACCCCTCGAGCTGCTGGGGGCCGGAGGGTGATCCGGTGCGCAGCCCCCAGTGACAGCTCTCAGAGCGCGTAGGGAGGCTTCGCGCTTACCCTGACCTTGCCCGGAGGGTCTCGCGCATGCCTCCAGAGCCCTTTGCTGAAGCTCAGCACGGAGATTCCGAGCTCGTCAATCGTAGCGTCCGTTATGAGTGGTTCCTCCAAGCCGGGGTGTATCACCAGGTGAGCCTTTAGACGCGCCAGCTCCTCCCCCTCCTCACCTACCAGCACTAGCTCAACCGCTCCCCTCACGATGTACACCCTCCTGCGGGCATCCGCTACTGAAGCCTCCGCGACCTCGCCCGTGGTGTACCCCAGCTCCCTCGCAGTGATCTCGTCAACAACGAGCACTGGCTCCGGGCTGTGAGCACCTCCATTAACTAGGACTACGAGCTCCCTCTCCTCCCTCCCCCTGACTCTCAGCTTCACGTAGACGACCAAGGCTCCTCCCCCCTAGAACCCACCTCCCCCAGCGTAGGAGTGGCCTTCCGGGCTTTAGAATCCACCTGCCGTACTTCAGCCTCACAGCTGGAGAGACGTACGCAGCGCTATAAAGCTTCCGAGTTTCCGGGGAAGCCGCCCCGCCTACCATGCCGAGACTTGCTGATGCTAGCCGGCAAGCGCCCCGGGACTCCTCACCCGCGCTTACTCTCCAGTCATCCCTCAGTTCTGCGGAGTTAACCTCCCGGAGGGAGGAGCGCTGTCACGATCTCGCAAACATACTCGGCCATCTTAATGGCTTCCTCAGCGTCCTCCCTGTCGTAGAGCTCGTCCGGCGGGCTGCCGCTTTCCTCGTCGCCGTACATGGAGGGTTCTCGCTCTCTCCTTAACCTCCTCGAGTACCTGGCGAGAGTTGGTATGCTTTCCCGGAACCACTCCGGGAACCTGGCAGCCTCCCTCCGGAGGACTGGGCCCACGTCGTGCCATCGTGGAGGCTCGACCCCCACTAACCTAAGCGCGGCTTTGAGCATCAGCTCCACTGCCTCCTGGCACTGCCTAACGACGTAGGGGTAGTTGCCCCGCTCTAGCGCTTCGCGGGCGTGGTGCAGCCTCTCCTTCGCCTGCTTCGCGTAGGAGAGGGCGATCTCCGTGTTCTTCACAGCTCGATTACCTCGCCGAACTTGTAGTCGCGCTTCAACCTCCAGTACCAGAGCTTCCCGCACTTTACGCGCTCTGCGCCGAGCTCTTCAAGCCTCTTCCTTAAGCGCTCCAGGACACCTTGGAAGAAGCCTCCTCTGTCGTAGAGGATCACTGCGTCTTCCACCATGTCGAGGTACAGGGGGGTGGTTCGCGCAGCCTCCTCCGGCGTCTTGAGCAAGGGTGAGAACTCGATTGTGTAGCCGAGCTTCTCAGCTTCCTCGATCAGCGGCCGGAGGCTTTCCTCAACCTCCATGAAGAGGTCCTGCCTCTCGAACCTGCCCCTCGGCAAATCCTCGGCGACCACTAGCAAGTCGATATCGCTATCCCTCCTCGCCTCCCCCCTCGCCACCGACCCGTAAACGACCACCGATACTAGCGAGTCCCCTAGCCTCCTCCTCAAAGCCTCGACAAGCTCGAGCAGAATGCTCTTATAAGGCTCCTTCAACGCGCGCCCCGCCCCAACCCCGGCCACAGTTAAAACTTTCAAGCCCGCACCTATAATAGCTTACCGAGAAGCGCCCCTGCCCCTCCCGCCAGAAGTGCCG
This region of Thermofilum sp. genomic DNA includes:
- a CDS encoding type II toxin-antitoxin system VapC family toxin — encoded protein: MRFLDADVFIYAYYKPRRQLTQKEGQVKELAKRIISDVSQGRERVVTTVVHLSEVVSILKHGMPAEDLARLITGLLTMDNVEVHGVSGEDYLAAAELGKELRLDPNDALAVDVMRARGITEIYSFGRDFEKIEGITGLPRI
- a CDS encoding nucleotidyltransferase domain-containing protein, with product MSTRSDGQALLEAAMRVAEEISSAFVGKRGIVGIVYLGGLARGYFDVHSDVDIVVYKRRGARIGWPREKEYEYGGFAIDLEVRDYERDLHRRWSFEERWVFLHALVRYDPQGLVRRLFELKVPLSESERRRLLEEELAKARWSLSDVDAWLHRGDPLSAHFVAITSLKHFLRALAVYNGIPPPPDKWLLHAVSSLEEKPPQLIQLAQDVLVAPSLAELERKKAALRELESWLLAHSSSQPSRSSSPSQSSSEVQAASHS
- a CDS encoding HEPN domain-containing protein, producing the protein MKNTEIALSYAKQAKERLHHAREALERGNYPYVVRQCQEAVELMLKAALRLVGVEPPRWHDVGPVLRREAARFPEWFRESIPTLARYSRRLRREREPSMYGDEESGSPPDELYDREDAEEAIKMAEYVCEIVTALLPPGG
- a CDS encoding nucleotidyltransferase domain-containing protein: MKEPYKSILLELVEALRRRLGDSLVSVVVYGSVARGEARRDSDIDLLVVAEDLPRGRFERQDLFMEVEESLRPLIEEAEKLGYTIEFSPLLKTPEEAARTTPLYLDMVEDAVILYDRGGFFQGVLERLRKRLEELGAERVKCGKLWYWRLKRDYKFGEVIEL